A window of Rhodothermales bacterium genomic DNA:
CCGTCAATCCGCAGGTTGTGTCCGATCCGTTGAACCCGGCCAGCGACAACCGCGTCGCCAAATTCAATTACGGCAACTGGTCTGCCGGTGGATTCCAGTGGGGTCGCAATGTAGGCGTCGACATGACGGCCAACGTATCCGAGAATGCCGGGGAGGGGGACACGTTGTACGTATCGCTGCTCGTGGACCCGGCCAATGCCGGAATGCCGGGCGTGTCATTGACCATTTTCGACAAGACCGACGACAGCACGGCACGTGACGGCAGCGCGGACCTGCATATGCGTCTGCAGTGGCCCATTCCGGAAGCCCTTCGGGACGGCACGTGGCATGATCTGGCCATTCCGCTGCCTCCCACAACCGCCGCCGCATTGAACGCTGCCAAGGACGGCATGGATGTCAACGGTGCTCCCCTTGCCACACCGCTCGATGACAATGCCGCCAATTGGTCCTACGGTGGTGCCTGGTCCCTGGGTGGATTCGGCGTATGGGCTCCCGGCGAATGTGTGGATGCCGCCTGTTTCGCCGAATTCCAGTGGGATGCGGTCCAGGCCTTGACGGTCTTCTTCGACAACAGCTCCGGCGGTGGCCCCATTTACCTGGATAACGTCTACATCGGTGGACCGGGAACGGACGTTTCTGCGGCTACCGCAGTTCCGGCTCCCATGGCGGGCGTTTCGTTCTCCACGGACGGCGACGAAAACGTTGTTTCCTGGAGCCACAATCCTGAATTCGGCGGATACAACGTGTACGTGAGTGAGTCGGCCATCACGTCCGCGTCGCTGCTGGCCGGTGAGGCCACGCTGCTCACGTCGTTGCCGTTCAGCGCGACTTCCTTCGAAGCACGGCATTCGTTCGAGGTCCCCCACGGCTCGCTGGCTCCCATGCCGCTGTACTATGCCGTGACCTCCAAGAGCATGTTCGGCGTTGAGAACACCGACGTGTCTGCGGCCTCGCAGCTGGTGGAGAACGATGAACTGCCCGTGCAGCCGTACATCCTGATGGCCACGGACGATGAAGCCAACGTCATCTTCGACAATGTGGCCGCTGGCGTCGTTTCCGATGCCGGCTTCCCGGATGTCGCCCCGTTCGTAGTCAACCAGGCACGCTCCCGTGCGGGCGATGCGCCGCTGCCGACCGACGATGCCGACTTCAGCGCCACCATCAAGGTGACGGCCGACCGGCTCGGATTCATGTATGCCTATGTGGACGTCACGGACGACACGGGCACCTTCGGTGGTCCGACGACCACGGGCGGGGACACCTGGAATGTGGATTCGTTCGAAATGACCCTCGGCCTGTACGATGTGCGCGACGTTGCTGGCGGCTCCATTCTGGGCGGTTCGCCCCACATTGCGTACCAGCGCGGTGCAGCCCCGGACTACCAGTTCCGATTCGCCATCCTGGCCGATGAAGCCGGAAACGTGGTCGGTACGTCGGTACACTCCGCATCCGATCCGAACAATGGCGGCGGTGTGACCGGCGAAATCCAGGGCGGCGGCGGCGTCGGCGAAATCGTCACCGACGGTTCCGGCAATGCCATCGGATGGCGTCTGCTGGTCGCCTTCCCGTTCGAGTCCATCATTGACCCTGCAAGCGACGTGCCCTATGTGGTGCCCGAAGGGACGGAGTTGGATCTCGTGCCGTTCAACATCGCATTCAACGATGCCGATGGTGGCCCGCGTGAGTCCCAGGTACTCTGGACGACGCGTTCGAGCGCCGGCGCATCCTGGTGGGCCAATCCGTCGACGTGGATGACCACGGCCATCGCCGGTCGTGCACTCGCCACCAATACGGAAGAGCCTGTCTCTGCCGAGCAACCCTTCCAGTTCGCGTTGGAGCAGAACTATCCCAACCCGTTCAATCCGTCAACCACCATTGCCTTCTCGCTGGCACAAGCTGAGAACGTACGCGTGACCGTGTACAACGTACTTGGACAGCGCGTAGCCACTCTGTTGGATGGCAAGGCCATGCCGGCGGGCATGCATGCGGTGGACTTCCAGGCGGGTGCACTGCCCTCGGGAATGTACCTTTACCGACTGGAAGCGGGTTCACAGTTCGTTCAGACGCGCAGCATGATGTTGCTCAAGTAATCAACCATGCGATTGTTCATCACGATCCTGTTGTGTGCAGTAACCGGTGTGGCCGCGGCTTCCGCGGCCGCACCGGGATCTGACGACACCGCCCAATATGGCAAGATCGCCGGCAGGGTCGTGGATGCGGCCACAGGAACGCCGTTGCCGGGTGTGAATGTGGTCCTGGCGGGTACACTGCAGGGCACATCCACTGACCTGAACGGAGAGTACAATATCATCCGGATTACACCCGGTACGTACGTGGTCCGCGCCACGTACATCGGTTTTGCGACCTCGGTAGTGGAAAACGTGGAGGTGGTCATCGATCAGACCACGCGCGTGGATTTCTCGCTTCAGGAAGAGATTTTTGAAGGGCAGGAAATCGTCATCACCGCCGAGCGGGGCATTGTGGAGATGGATCGCACCACCACAACCGCCGTCGTGAGTGCCGAACAATTGGAAGCGCTTCCCGTGACCGGGATTGCGGATGCCATCAACCTGCAGGCCGGGGTGGTGGATGGACGCTTCCGTGGCGGACGGAGTGGGGAAGTGGCCTACCTGGTCAATGGCGTACCCATCAATAATGCATTCAACAACCAGGCCTCGTTCGAAATCGAGCAGAACATGGTTTCCACCCTGCAGGTCATAAGCGGGGTGTTCAATGCCGAGTACGGTCAGGCCCAGTCCGGGGTCGTGAACGTCGTGACCAAGGATGTGCCCGGGACCTGGACCGGTTCTGTTCTGGCCTATGCCGGCACGCTGGTTTCGGACCGGCGACTGGAGTTCGTACAACGGACGACGGGGCCCGGTAATGCGTTGTCTGCCTCCGATTTCGAGCCGGGATTCGTCTCCTATTCCGAAGCCGCGCCCCTGGACAACGTGAAGGACATTCAGTTCTCCGTGGGCGGTCCGCTTCTTCGCGAGCGGATTGGCATCCAGTTGACCGCCCGCCGATTCGAGGATCAGGGGTATTTCTACGGTCGGGCGTTGTTCGTTCCGTCCGACTCGTCCACCGGCCTGACGACCGGGCGCGATCCGTCCACATGGCGGATTGAATCGAACGGGGATGGCGACCTGGTGTCCATGGGGACCACCGAACGGACCTCCATCAATGCCAGCCTGACGGCGCGGTTGACCACGGCCATCCGGTTCGAATACAACATGTTCTTCCAGGATGGGCAATTCTTCCCGTTCAACGAGCAGGCGAAATACGTACCGGGAGGCATAAACACCGGGTACTTCGGCAGCCAGACCCACATTGCGTCACTCCGGTACACGGCTGGCGCGAAGGCGTTCGGCAGCACGTCCTACAGCTACCTGCGCGACAAGTACGACAGCTATCTTTACGAGGACCCGACCGACTCCCGGTACCAGTGGCCGCAGAAACGGAATCTGGAAGGCCAGAATGCGTACGACGTGGGTGGAAATGACCTTTTCACCGATGACCAGCTGACGGAAACGCATACATTGCTGACCGATTTCTCGGGCCAGATCAACAACAACCATCTGGTCAAGGGGGGCATGATGGTCCGGTTGCACAGCCTGGACAACCGCTCCTTCGGCATAGAGCGGTCGGCCCGGACGAACAATGAACCGCGGATTTCGCCGGACCGCTTCGCGGACAACCGGCTGACGGCCCGTCCCATGGAGTTCTCAGCCTATCTGCAGGACAAAATGGAGTTCACGGGACTCATTGTGAATGCCGGACTCCGGTTCGATTACTTCAACCCGGATTACGACATCCCGCTGGATTGGCGTCAGGCGCAGGCCACGTACATTGATGACCCGGCGAACCCCGCCGATTCCCTGCTGAACCGTACGGGCGCTGACGTCAACATGCAGCTCAGTCCTCGGATAGGCATTGCATTCCCCATCTCGTCCACAGGCGTCATGCGTTTCTCCGCAGGCCTGTTCTTCCAGATTCCCCAGCTGGCCCTGCTCTACACGAACCCCGAATACGAGGTCAATCCGCAAGCCGGATCCACCCAGTTCGGGAACGCGGCCCTCGAGCCCGAGCGGACGCTGGCCTTCGAAGTCGGCCTGCAACAGGGGCTGACCGACAACGTGGGACTGGAACTCACCATTTTCTCCAAGGACGTCCGCAACCTGACGGGTCAGGAAATCCTGCGGACCCCGAACGGGGATTTTGCCATCCGGTGGATGAACCGGGATTACGGCACCATCCGCGGGCTCACGTTCTCGATGTTCGACAAGCCGGGCGGCCGCGTGAGTTGGACGTTCGATTATACCCTGCAATTCGCCGAAGGCACGGCCTCCGATCCCGGAGAAGCGTTCGGTCGCCAGCAGTCCGGGTTGGATGCCATCCTGTCGCTGGTCCGGTTGAACTGGGACCGCCGCCACGTCTTCAACAACACCATCACGGTGGAGCCTATTGAGGGCCTGTCGGTCACCGTGGTGAACCGTCTGCGCAGCGGCGAGCCCTACACGACCACGCGCGGTTTCGTCCGCTCGTCTGAACCCAACAATGCCGACCGCCCGCTTCAGTTCTGGTCGGACCTTCGTACCTACTGGCGCCCGACGTTCATCCGGTCCGACATCCAGTTGTTCGTGCAGGTGAAGAACCTGTTCGACAACGTCGTCGAATATGCCGTGTACTCCACGACCGGTCAGGCCAATGAAGCCCTCGAAAAAGAACTCTTCCGCCGTACGGGCTCCCAGATCGGTGGTCTGAACTCCCTCGACGAGTTCTATTACCGCCAGGGCTGGTATGCACCGCCGCGTGAAGTGAGCCTCGGAATCCAAATGACGTTCTCCAATCAATGAAACGGGCTCTCCGATACTTCATTCCGTTCCTGATCCTGGCCGCCTTCGCAACGCACGTGGCCGAGGCCCGGCAGGATATTCCCAAGGAGAACCGGGGCTCGGAGTTCCTGATTGCCCGCGGCATCCTGGACGGGAATCTGATTGAAACGAACTTCCGCAACCACGGCGAACTGTCCCGTTGGAACGATCAGCCGTGGGGGGTATGGCCCCGGGGCATCGGGGGACGACACATTGATGGCATCGGCATCATGGCCGCCGGCCGGGTGAACGCCGAGCGCCAGAAATGGCCGTTCTACGGAGGCAAGCCCGATACGCTCGTGAACCCGGTCATCCTGACGTACCGCGATGCCGGTAAACGACTGGGTCCCACGGGTGAAATCTGGGGCTGGCTCCCGCTGCGGGGATTCCACAACCCGAATCGCATAAATGCCCTGGGTCAACTCGAGCCCGTTCCGGCCCTGAGTGACGACCCGACTTCCTGGCCCTCGTTCTGGCCGGACCGCCTGGACAATCCGGACGATCCCGGTTGGGCCGGTCAATGGAACGGCTTCTTCGGTCGCGATGTCTTCAACGCGGATCTTGAGAGCTACTACGTCATGGATGACTGGTCGGACCGGGAATACCATGTGTCATCCGTTACCGGGCAGCCATTCAGTCAGTGGGGCGTGTTCTATCCCTCTCCGTCCGACTCCACCATCGGTGGAATGGGGCTGCAGAACCAGGTGCGCATTTTCCAGTGGGCCAACATTCTCGCCGAGGATGCCATGTTCATCCTGTACCGGCTCACGAACCGGTCCGAAACGGATTACCGGTACAATCTGGCCGGCGATCAGGGCATGTTCTTCTCCCAGATCATGGATTATGGACTGGGCAATGAAGAAGGTGACGAGACCGCGGCGTTCGATGCCCAGCAGGACGTCACCTTCGGATGGGACCAGGACGGGATCGGTCAGCGCCAGGACGGTACGCTGTACGACCTGGGCTATACCGGCTTCGCCTTCCTGGAGAGCCCTTCGCGCGCCGAGGACGGGCTGGACAATGATGAGGACGGCATGTTCGACGAGTCCCGGTTCAGCGGTCCGGGGCAGCGGATTGTCGGCCAGGATCAGATCCGGCTCGCACTCGCTGCGAATCACGACCTCACTGCATTCGAGGCCAAGTACGGCCCGGTTGAAGAACGGCCGGCGTTCCGCGCCGGTGTCTGGTGGACCGGGGATGAGAACCTGGATTGGGTCGGGTTCACCGATGACAACGGAAACGGCACACACGAAGAAGGCGAAGCCATCAACAACGACGTCGGCCGCGACGGAAAGGGACCATTCGACCTGAATTACCCGGGTCCGGATGACGGAGAGGCCGACGGCATCCCCACGCCGGGCGAGCCCAACTTCGATGAACTGGACGTGGACGAATCGGACATGATCGGCCTGACCGGGTTCGACCTGTCGTCCCGTCCGTTCTACGAGAACGGGGACAATCTGCGCGACGATACATGGATGTTCGATCGCATCCTGAACTTTGCCCAGTTCCCGCTCGGCACGCCGGCCGATGCGTTCGAAGCCGATATCGAGCCCTTCATCCTGTTCGTATCGGGTCCGGTCAACCTGATGGCCGGAGCGACGGACTTCTTCTCCACCGCATGGGTGTTCGGGGAAGACGAGACGGACTTCTTCAAGAATCGCCGGACGGTCCAGAACATCTACGATGCGGATTACAACTTCGCGCAGGCCCCGTTCATGCCGACGCTTACCGCCATCCCGGGAGACGGGCGGGTGGTGTTGACGTGGGATACGCTCGCCGTGGCCAGCTTTGACCGGTTCAGTCAGGATTTCGACTTCGAAGGATTCAAGCTCTTCAAGGGTACCGATCCGCTGCTGTCCGACGCACGCCTGATTACCAATGTGGACGGCACGCCCACGTTCTACCGGCCCATCGGTCAGTGGGACCTCGACAACAACATCGCGGGACCCGTTCCCGTGTTGGAAGGGGAAGGCGTCTACAACATGGGCAGCAACACGGGGCTTTCATTCTTCTACGTGGACGAGAACGTCACGAACGGGATTACCTACTACTACGCACTCGTGGCGTACGACCGGGGGATCCTGGAGGATGGTGAACTCTCCATTGATCCCCAGGAGAACACATTCAACATTTCGGTGGACCTGGCGGGGAATGTGCTGGGTGTCTCGCAGAACGCCGCCATCGTCGTGCCGCGATCCCGTCCGGCCGGTCTGGTGGACGGTGCGG
This region includes:
- a CDS encoding T9SS type A sorting domain-containing protein, whose translation is MGRLSALLTLFALFLMTAPTTVAQDTAEPLGDDFILFFDGPNVLIPTVNPQVVSDPLNPASDNRVAKFNYGNWSAGGFQWGRNVGVDMTANVSENAGEGDTLYVSLLVDPANAGMPGVSLTIFDKTDDSTARDGSADLHMRLQWPIPEALRDGTWHDLAIPLPPTTAAALNAAKDGMDVNGAPLATPLDDNAANWSYGGAWSLGGFGVWAPGECVDAACFAEFQWDAVQALTVFFDNSSGGGPIYLDNVYIGGPGTDVSAATAVPAPMAGVSFSTDGDENVVSWSHNPEFGGYNVYVSESAITSASLLAGEATLLTSLPFSATSFEARHSFEVPHGSLAPMPLYYAVTSKSMFGVENTDVSAASQLVENDELPVQPYILMATDDEANVIFDNVAAGVVSDAGFPDVAPFVVNQARSRAGDAPLPTDDADFSATIKVTADRLGFMYAYVDVTDDTGTFGGPTTTGGDTWNVDSFEMTLGLYDVRDVAGGSILGGSPHIAYQRGAAPDYQFRFAILADEAGNVVGTSVHSASDPNNGGGVTGEIQGGGGVGEIVTDGSGNAIGWRLLVAFPFESIIDPASDVPYVVPEGTELDLVPFNIAFNDADGGPRESQVLWTTRSSAGASWWANPSTWMTTAIAGRALATNTEEPVSAEQPFQFALEQNYPNPFNPSTTIAFSLAQAENVRVTVYNVLGQRVATLLDGKAMPAGMHAVDFQAGALPSGMYLYRLEAGSQFVQTRSMMLLK
- a CDS encoding TonB-dependent receptor; translation: MRLFITILLCAVTGVAAASAAAPGSDDTAQYGKIAGRVVDAATGTPLPGVNVVLAGTLQGTSTDLNGEYNIIRITPGTYVVRATYIGFATSVVENVEVVIDQTTRVDFSLQEEIFEGQEIVITAERGIVEMDRTTTTAVVSAEQLEALPVTGIADAINLQAGVVDGRFRGGRSGEVAYLVNGVPINNAFNNQASFEIEQNMVSTLQVISGVFNAEYGQAQSGVVNVVTKDVPGTWTGSVLAYAGTLVSDRRLEFVQRTTGPGNALSASDFEPGFVSYSEAAPLDNVKDIQFSVGGPLLRERIGIQLTARRFEDQGYFYGRALFVPSDSSTGLTTGRDPSTWRIESNGDGDLVSMGTTERTSINASLTARLTTAIRFEYNMFFQDGQFFPFNEQAKYVPGGINTGYFGSQTHIASLRYTAGAKAFGSTSYSYLRDKYDSYLYEDPTDSRYQWPQKRNLEGQNAYDVGGNDLFTDDQLTETHTLLTDFSGQINNNHLVKGGMMVRLHSLDNRSFGIERSARTNNEPRISPDRFADNRLTARPMEFSAYLQDKMEFTGLIVNAGLRFDYFNPDYDIPLDWRQAQATYIDDPANPADSLLNRTGADVNMQLSPRIGIAFPISSTGVMRFSAGLFFQIPQLALLYTNPEYEVNPQAGSTQFGNAALEPERTLAFEVGLQQGLTDNVGLELTIFSKDVRNLTGQEILRTPNGDFAIRWMNRDYGTIRGLTFSMFDKPGGRVSWTFDYTLQFAEGTASDPGEAFGRQQSGLDAILSLVRLNWDRRHVFNNTITVEPIEGLSVTVVNRLRSGEPYTTTRGFVRSSEPNNADRPLQFWSDLRTYWRPTFIRSDIQLFVQVKNLFDNVVEYAVYSTTGQANEALEKELFRRTGSQIGGLNSLDEFYYRQGWYAPPREVSLGIQMTFSNQ